A DNA window from Camelina sativa cultivar DH55 chromosome 13, Cs, whole genome shotgun sequence contains the following coding sequences:
- the LOC104738319 gene encoding SKP1-like protein 15, which yields MSKSIVLLSSDGEYFEVDEAVARKILMVRDMIEDECADNPVPLHYVTGEILSMVIEYLKKHVDDDAGSTEDKEELETWDAEFMKHIIKDNDIEEVRAMFNIVPERLISYSEEEEKIYKESEWV from the exons ATGTCGAAGAGTATTGTACTGTTGAGCTCCGATGGAGAGTATTTCGAGGTTGATGAGGCTGTTGCGCGTAAGATACTAATGGTAAGAGACATGATCGAAGACGAATGCGCCGATAACCCTGTACCGCTTCATTACGTCACCGGTGAGATCCTCTCCATGGTTATTGAATATTTGAAGAAGCacgttgatgatgatgctggTTCAACTGAAGATAAGGAGGAGCTCGAGACATGGGACGCTGAGTTCATGAAAC ATATCATAAAGGATAACGATATAGAAGAGGTCCGAGCCATGTTTAACATTGTTCCAGAGCGATTAATATCAtattcggaagaagaagaaaagatttacAAGGAGAGTGAATGGGTTTAA
- the LOC104736968 gene encoding DEAD-box ATP-dependent RNA helicase 39-like, whose translation MVGASRTILSLSLSSSRFTFSKIPHVFPFLRLHKPPSRFHHAFRPLCAAAATTAPTSEANATDPDQLKHTILLERLRLRHLKESAKPPQQRPSSVVGVDEENGNRKKSKKLFENFEELGLSEEVMGALQELNIEVPTEIQCIGIPAVMERKSVVLGSHTGSGKTLAYLLPIVQLMREDEATLGKKTKPRRPRTVVLCPTRELSEQVYRVAKSISHHARFRSILVSGGSRIRPQEDSLNNAIDMVVGTPGRILQHIEEGNMVYGDIAYLVLDEADTMFDRGFGPEIRKFLAPLNQRALKTNDQGFQTVLVTATMTTAVQKLVDEEFQGIEHLRTSTLHKKIANARHDFIKLSGGEDKLEALLQVLEPSLAKGSKVMVFCNTLNSSRAVDHFLSENQISTVNYHGEVPAEQRVENLKKFKDEEGDCPTLVCTDLAARGLDLDVDHVVMFDFPKNSIDYLHRTGRTARMGAKGKVTSLVSRKDQMLAGRIEEAMRNNESLEALTTDNVRRDAARSQITQEKGRSVKQIREVSKQRSSRDKPTSSATARSTGGKTPVRKSSSFSKPRKASSPPEKSSKPKRKILKTVGSRSIAARGKTGSDRRPGKKLSVVGFRGKSSSARAS comes from the exons ATGGTAGGAGCTTCGAGAACAATACTAtccttatctctctcttcttcacgcTTCACTTTCTCCAAAATCCCTCACGTTTTCCCATTTCTCCGCCTCCACAAACCTCCCTCTAGATTCCACCACGCTTTTCGCCCTCTATGCGCCGCCGCCGCAACCACCGCTCCGACGTCGGAGGCGAATGCTACAGATCCGGATCAATTGAAACACACGATTTTGCTAGAGAGGCTTAGGCTTAGGCATTTGAAGGAATCAGCGAAACCACCACAACAGAGACCGAGTAGTGTTGTTGGTGTAGATGAAGAGAACGGTAATaggaagaagagtaagaagttATTTGAGAATTTTGAGGAGCTTGGGTTAAGTGAGGAAGTGATGGGAGCTTTACAAGAGTTGAACATTGAGGTTCCTACTGAGATTCAGTGTATTGGGATACCTGCTGTTATGGAACGTAAGAGCGTTGTATTGGGTTCGCATACTGGTTCTGGCAAGACTCTTGCTTACTTGCTGCCTATAGTTCAG CTGATGAGAGAAGATGAAGCAACACTTGGTAAGAAAACGAAACCTAGGCGTCCGAGGACTGTTGTTCTTTGTCCCACAAGAGAATTATCTGAGCAG GTTTACCGTGTGGCAAAGTCCATAAGCCATCACGCGAGGTTTAGATCTATATTGGTTAGTGGTGGTTCTCGGATAAGACCACAGGAGGATTCTTTGAACAATGCAATAGACATGGTTGTTGGAACCCCTGGTAGGATTCTTCAGCATATCGAAGAAGGAAACATGGTCTATGGAGATATCGCTTATTTG GTGCTGGATGAGGCAGACACTATGTTTGATCGTGGCTTTGGTCCTGAGATACGTAAATTCCTTGCCCCACTGAATCAGCGTGCGTTAAAAACAAATGACCAAGGATTTCAAACAGTCTTAGTGACTGCTACTATGACAACG GCTGTTCAGAAGTTAGTTGATGAGGAGTTTCAAGGGATAGAGCATTTGCGAACATCAACACTGCATAAAAAGATAGCAAACGCTCGCCATGACTTCATCAAGCTTTCAGGTGGTGAAGATAAGTTAGAAGCACTTCTACAg GTTCTTGAACCTAGCTTAGCCAAAGGGAGCAAGGTGATGGTCTTTTGTAACACGTTGAACTCCAGTCGCGCTGTTGATCACTTTCTCTCTGAAAACCAGATTTCCACTGTAAACTATCACGGCGAAGTTCCAGCAGAACAAAG agttgagaatttgaaaaagtTCAAGGACGAAGAAGGTGACTGTCCCACGCTGGTGTGCACGGATTTGGCTGCTAGGGGTCTGGACCTCGACGTTGATCATGTAGTCATGTTTGATTTCCCAAAGAACTCT ATTGACTACCTCCATCGTACCGGAAGAACAGCTCGGATGGGTGCTAAAG GAAAAGTGACAAGTCTAGTGAGCAGGAAGGACCAAATGTTAGCAGGAAGAATCGAAGAAGCCATGAGAAACAATGAGAGCTTGGAAGCACTCACCACTGATAATGTGAGAAGAGACGCTGCAAGAAGCCAAATCACtcaagagaaaggaagaagcgTTAAGCAGATCAGAGAAGTGAGCAAGCAACGAAGTAGCAGAGACAAACCGACATCTTCTGCAACTGCAAGATCAACAGGTGGGAAGACACCTGTGAGAAAGTCAAGTTCGTTTTCCAAACCCAGAAAAGCATCATCTCCTCCAGAGAAATCTTCAAAGccgaaaagaaaaatattgaaaacgGTTGGATCCAGATCGATTGCTGCAAGGGGGAAGACAGGTTCAGATAGAAGACCAGGAAAGAAACTAAGTGTTGTTGGGTTCAGGGGCAAGTCTTCTTCGGCAAGAGCCTCTTGA